Sequence from the Peromyscus maniculatus bairdii isolate BWxNUB_F1_BW_parent chromosome 11, HU_Pman_BW_mat_3.1, whole genome shotgun sequence genome:
TGTTTTAGCATTTTTAAATGGCAGCCTTGGTGAGCAAGGACTGAGCTGTCAGTGTCACTGTCGAGGCCATGGGCCAGAAAGCCACTCCAGGCTGAGGAAAGTGCATCTCAAGACCAGCGAGGGCTGTGGAACGCTCTGTGGCTGGGCCGGAGAGGAGACACAGGTCGAAGACCCCCCTTTAGATGCCGATGGCCTGTAGAACCCGCTTCTCATTGTCGTTGAGGTGGCACGAAAACATTATGTAACAGGGCTGCTGAGCAAACTGGCAAAGGAAGTCGGTGAGATAAGCCTGGAGGAGGAAGAACGAGAGTAGCATCACTAGAGGCTCCCAGGGCCATCAGTGTGCAGCAGGGTGGAGGACCACGGCAAGTGGTCAGGAATGCCGGCTTTCAGACAAGGGCCAGCTTCCTAAGGAGCAGGTCTTCACATTCTTGCATCTAATGTACATAGAACCCAATGACAGAATGCCATAGGGAACCAAAAATACTTCCCGGGCTCTATCTCCTATTTCACCCAGAGAATGTTCCCAAAGTAGCCTTAGAAGATGGGTCACAGCTGGTGCAGAATCCTGGATGAAAACCCCAGCACCCCTCTCCGCCCATGGCCTTGAACACTCAGACAGACAGCAACTCCACCCCTACTTTCTTGTAGTTCTCATGAAGAACTATGGATGGATTTGAACCCATAATCTTGCTTCCATGGCTTGAAATAGATATTGTCACTGTAAGACATCTTCTACAGACACCCTCACCTGTAGATCAATCTGATAGAGAGGATCCTTCAGGGCATCAGGGTCATCTTCCTCATCATCTTCATAGTAATCCTCCTCTGTTAGACATAGCCAACACAGGGCGAGTCAGGACAGAGGCCCAGAATCAGGCCTCTGGTGGTATTTACCACCCcatggctgaggcagaaggggcAAAAGCCCAAGGAATACCCCTTGTAAGCCCACATCTCCTCTTGCTTGGGTACCCCATTCTTGGCACCAGTGTGCACAGAAAAGGTGTTTACCATATTGTTCTGTCTTTTCTCAAATGGCTTACCATATTTACTTGTGGCAAGGATGTCAGATAAAAGCTGGCCAGCTaaaccatcctcctcctcctcttcctcttcctcctggtccTCCCACATATCATTGGAATCATCTACTTGAAGATGAAAAGTAGATGAAACACTCATGCATTTTCCCTCTCAAATCTTACCAGGATAAAACAGAAGGTCCAAGGGTCTCTGCAGTGTGGACTACCGTCCTCTCAAATGGGAAAGAACCAAGGACGGCCAAACCTTCCCAATGAGTGAATGGAAGAACTAAAGCTTCTAAGAAGGGGCAGGGTAGGCAGCTTGCTTCCTAGCTGCCCCCACCGTCAACCTCTGTGAGAACTGACATAGATCTGACAGGACCAGACACAGAGCAGCTTTTCAATAACACTTCTGCCACACCCTTACATCTGTGCCTAATAAACCTAATCAATCATATGACAACATGTAACTTGATCCTCCAGGTTAAAGTCTGGGAGTAAGGGCCTGGTGCACCTTGACTCCACTCGGCAGTAGTGGCCTGGCGAGCCGCATTGGCCTCCATGACGTTGGAGAGTTCATTGATAATCAACTTTAGGATCTTGACCAACAAAGGAATGTTTGTCCAGCGCTCCGGGTCTAGGAAGGAAGTAAAAGAACCTCAAGTCAGATTGTCACTGGGTAGCAACTCCATCCTCCCGACAGTTCTACTCATATTTTCTCAGGTGCTTCCACCATGTCTGACTATACCCAACCAGAAAGAGTACTTTAAATTTAATTCTGCCTGGTGTAAATATAATAGCTAAGAAATAAGGAGAAGTAAGACAGTTCCGGGATTAGAGATCAGTTGGTACCAGTAACAAAGCTGAGCCCCAGAATGGAAGCTGGGAAGAATTGTGCCCGAGATTATTTGCCTCAATTTTCAACAAGAAGGATCCATACATTCTGATTCATTTTGCTTAGTTTTCTGCTGCTTCTTTAGGAAACCcaccaataaaaatggagaaCACAGTAGAGCCCTTTCCCTGTCCCCGACAGCTAGAGAAACGGAGGCATCGCTCACTTTTGGCTGACTTGGAGCGGGTCCGAATGCCTTCATCCATGCCATAGATCTCCTCTCCCTTCACACGAATGTCCTGCAACCGCTTGTCATCTGCATTGATGCCATGTTGGAGCAGCTTGCACAGTgccacagagctggggagagCCAGAGACTGTCAGTCAGCTCCTATCCAGAGCTTAGTCCAAGTAGATTAGCTCACTCTCAGAAGACGAAGACTCTCTCTGATGGTGAAACTTCTTTTCACAACTAATTAGGAGAGGTAGCAGAGTCCAGCTGAGAATGGGATTTGATGCCCAGGAGGTGGTCCACTGCTTTCTGCTCAGAAATACACATTCTACTCTGCTGATTGTTTTACTGGGAATTTCAACATGGAGGTATTCAAATAGAAGGGTTATTAAGAAAGCTagagcggggcggtggtggcgcacgcctttaatcccagcactcgggaggcagagccaggcggatctctgtgagttcgaggccagcctgggctatcaagtgagctccaggaaaggcgcaaagctacgcagagaaaccctgtctcgaaaaaccaaaaaaaaaaaaaaagaaagctagaaCAGAGAGAATACAGGGAACAGCTTGGTACgtcaaacaaaaatcaacagtGCAAGTCAGGGAAGAAAGATTTAAATGTGAGTACAACTAGAAAGCTCAGAGCAAAAGGACAGAGCCCCACCTAACTTTGCCTTCATACTGTCCGTAAAACAGATGCTGCCGGCTCGTCCACTCAGCCATCACAAACTCCAGGGCGGGTTTGCCAGTCGGTCCCGGGAGGCTACACAGGAACTCCAACAGAGGTTCCAGCTGAGTGTGCACCAGATGAGCAAACACCATGATCAGAGACTAGAAGAGAACAAGAGGGTACCTGTTTCAGGAAAACAGATTTCATAGACACGGGAGAGGTGAGAGAATAGCCCAGTCAGTTAAGAAACAGAGtctgggcctggcatggtggGCAGGCCTCAGGACTCATgaagcagggacaggcagatcacGGAGttcaagaggccagcctggtctacatagagaattccaggctagccagagctacacaatgagaccattaaaacagacagacagacagacaaacaaacagaaacagagtttgggctggaaaaatggctcagctgggTTCTAGTAtccacaaccatttataactctagttccaagagctTGGACTCCATGtaaatggtacacacacacacacagacacagacacacagacacacagacacacacacacacgcgcacacacacgcgcacacacagacacacacacacacacatgtatatatatctacacacacacacacacacacacacacacacacacacacacacacacacaaggaaaacattcacacatgtaaaataagtCTTTATACACAGCAGGTCCACTCATAGGACAAAACATAAGATTTCCTTGCTCATGTTTCTTGGGCCAGAGCAGATCCCACTTTACTTTCCTGCTCTCCAAGGATGGTGAGAGTAAAACAACTCAGGGCCCACATACTCATGTGATTCCCCATCACCCGTGCAGCAAAAAGCCTACTACCCCACTGTTCTCACCTGCATGACACTGAGTGTCTCTGCTTGCTGCATCTTACTGAGGATGGCACGAAGAATCTGGTCCAGATTCTCCCCAAGCTCCCGCCCTGCCTTGGAGATGAGCGTGGAGACCAGGCGGCCCACAAAGGCTGCAGTGAACTCGGAAGTTCGTGGGTCCAGGAGCTGGCTCACCACCTGCATCACGTACCATAGTCCATTGTGGCCTTGCTCATCATGCCACTGGGCTACCTGTTCCAGTGTCACTGACACATAGGCCCGCAAGCACTCTCCACCATTCTGTGGAGACGGAAGTGACAAGATTAGCCCTGAGAGGAAAAGATGCAAGGAGGCCTCAGACTGTTACTGACAGTCTACACCTCATGGGAGCAGTAAGCCCATAGGGTTCACGTGGCTCATAACACTAGATGTGGGATTTCTTGTTGCAGATAAGCACAGGCACTAACACAGTCCTTCCTTTACCCAATCGGCTGTCTCACACAAACCACTGTTTGCCTAGGGATTTCCAATCTGACCAGTATCTACTATCATTTTCCTATATCCTTTATAAACAACCACAATAAAGAACCGAAAAATAACCAGCACATCCTTCACCAGGTCTATCACTTGTTGACTCTATCAAAAGGATCTTCAGAGAAGTCCCAAGGCCCCAAGTCTGACACCTAAGCTCCTCTATAACATCAATAACCAAACACAGCCAGATATGTGGTATTCACACTTTTTAAGGCTGTAACAGACCTCAGAGCACAATCAAACCAGGCTTCTCTGGGGAAACTTGGAGTCGACAGACTTACATTTCAAAAGCATAATCACGTCACTGTTTTCCCCCAGCCTACCATTTGGCTATGGCTGGGAAATTGTTTTCTCTCTAGTTTCCAAGTATAAGATACCTACCTGCATGGTGGCGTTATCATCCGTGTGAAGGGTGCATTGTGCCACAGCAGGGAAAGCTTGACAGATGAGGAGCTGGGAAAGGGGAGGCTTTGTATTTCGAACTACCGTGGTCAGGATATCAATAGCTgtctggaagaagaaagaaaagtcaaattACTTCTGGGGCGGGAAGTATCCAGCAGCCACGACGCCTGTTAGGTAGTCGGAGCTCTCAGTTTCATTATAGTGCTTATGATTTGATTAGCCATGGAGGTGGGTGGTATTTGACAGTGGCTAGGGAGATTTTCAGCTGGTCAAGCATTTCCCTTGTCGCATGAAGAACTGACCTCTactcccaggacccatgtaaaaaaggcaggtgtggtggcatgtgtgcttataatcctagtgttagggaggcagagaaaggaggttcCCGGGGCTTCAGGCTAGTCAGCATACCTTACTTGGCAAGACTAAGCCACTGAGAGATCTTGATCCAAAGGAGGTAATTGTGTTCCTTATGATACCAGAGgttgtcctcttgcctccacaagcatacatagacacacatgcactgGGAGAAAAtgccaccaggcatggtggtgcacgcctgtaatcccaccaatggggagacagaggcaggcagatctctgtgagttcaaggtcagcgtgGTCTATAGAGCTGGTCTACAGTTAGACCATGCCTCTGAACACACccatattctctttctctctctcttttggttttttgagacagggtttaccaCTGTCCCCATGGACAGAGTAGCTCAGTATAAAATAACATCCCAAATCTCCAGTGTAtcactgtctttctgtctgtgggTCGGATCTGTGGGTAACACTTGCAGAGTTCTTTCTCCCCTCTCACTCATGGATCTTGTAGTCACTTACCGCACAGAGCCCTGCAGGGATCTTGTCTGCTGGGGCCTGCATTATGCTGACCAGAGTGGGAATCAGCCTCATCTGCATGGGGCCTTGACAGGCTTCAATCTGTGACAGCTCCTTGAAGATATCCTGAGCCAGCGAGGCGACAACAGGATCTGAAGTACATAAGGCAACATGGAAGCCTGTCTACTACTGGTTTAATGATGTGTGTTTCTTGCTCTACATCTAACATAAGTTAACAACTGCACAGATTACACCtcacacttgggaagtggagcaGCCAGCTATATGGGTCACCTAAAGACCAAGGAGATGCTAAGTCTTCAAAAGATACAATAGATAATTTCATCAGGGAATGGACTTTTTTATAGCTACTTCTAAAGTTAGAGTAGGCTTTTCTTCTGGGCCATCTGGAATGATAATGAAACCAAATGATAAAAGCCTCCaaaccaaaagccaaacaaaacccccactgatattttactaagaagaaagctgggtgtggtggtacacaactttggtcctagcacttgggaggcagaggcttggggatctctgtgagtttcaggccagcctggtctacagagtgagtttcaggacagccaaggctacataaagagactgtcttggaattaaaaaaaaaaaaaaaaaaaatcaaacactgtTGCCTCCAGGCtctcacacattttattttttttaaaaaatatttactggatttatttatttatacttattgtacaggtgttttacctgcatacaTGTTTATGTCCCACTATTCGGACAGCACCCAacgagaccagaagaggatgtctccCTTAGAACTAGAGTTCCAGAAGGCAacgggccaccatgtgggtgatggaacTGGGGgtaccctggaagagcagccagtgctcttaactcctgagccacctctcctgctcctcttACACCTTTTCAAGAAGTCACACATATTTCTTAAGGAGTAGCCATGACAGAAAGGAAGAACTCCTAGGGCCCTACCTGTAGCACAAGGTACAGCTCTCAAAAGGCAGAGCTGCAT
This genomic interval carries:
- the Ipo9 gene encoding importin-9 isoform X5; translation: MVYGIRTRSRAVEIFTTCAHMICNMEELEKGAAKILIFPMVQQFTEAFVQALQMPDGPTSDSGFKMEVLKAVTALVKNFPKHMVSSMQQILPIVWNTLTESAAFYVRTEVNYTEEVEDPVDSDGEVLGFENLVFSIFEFVHALLENSKFKSTVKKALPDLIYYIILYMQITEEQIKVWTANPQQFVEDEDDDTFSYTVRIAAQDLLLAVATDFQNESAVALAAAATRHLQEAEQTKSSGTEHWWKIHEACMLALGSVKSIITDSVKNGRIHFDMHGFLTNVILADLNLSASPFLLGRALWAASRFTVAMSPELIQQFLQATVSGLHETQPPSVRISAVRAIWGYCDQLKISESTHVLQPFLPSVLDGLIHLAAQFSSEVLNLVMETLCIVCTVDPEFTASVESKICPFTIAIFLKYSNDPVVASLAQDIFKELSQIEACQGPMQMRLIPTLVSIMQAPADKIPAGLCATAIDILTTVVRNTKPPLSQLLICQAFPAVAQCTLHTDDNATMQNGGECLRAYVSVTLEQVAQWHDEQGHNGLWYVMQVVSQLLDPRTSEFTAAFVGRLVSTLISKAGRELGENLDQILRAILSKMQQAETLSVMQSLIMVFAHLVHTQLEPLLEFLCSLPGPTGKPALEFVMAEWTSRQHLFYGQYEGKVSSVALCKLLQHGINADDKRLQDIRVKGEEIYGMDEGIRTRSKSAKNPERWTNIPLLVKILKLIINELSNVMEANAARQATTAEWSQDDSNDMWEDQEEEEEEEEDGLAGQLLSDILATSKYEEDYYEDDEEDDPDALKDPLYQIDLQAYLTDFLCQFAQQPCYIMFSCHLNDNEKRVLQAIGI